The following DNA comes from Terriglobia bacterium.
TTGAAGCAATGAATATCGCGGCTGAACGCCTGCTGCAGACTGCTTATCGAGGCATTTCTCAGGCTTTGGAGCACGAGAATGCACAGAAGCCGCAACAGGAACAAGCCCATGGAGCGGAGGGACGGTAGAAGATGGCCACACAGGCTGAGCCCGTACGTTGGGCGCTGATCGTTGGATCCTCAAGCGGGTTTGGAGAGGCCCTGGCCCTTGAGCTGGCACGGTCGGGCCTGGACGTTTTTGGAGTTCATTTTGACCGCCGCTCGGCACAGGAGCGAATCAACGGAATCATCGAAACGATCAAGTCGGCGGGCCGGGACGCTTTGTTCTTTAACATGAACGCCGCCGATGTTGGGAAACGGGCCGATGCTCTCGACACGATGCAGACACACTGGGGGGAACGGGGCGGCAACCATACGATGAAAGTTTTTGTGCATTCTGTGGCTTTCGGCTCGTTGTTGCCCTATGTTGCCAAGGATTCCAAGGAGCAGCTTACGCAGGCGCAGATGGACATGACCGTGGATGTTATGGGCAACAACCTTGTTTACTGGGTGCAGGAACTCGTACGGCGTAAGATGATGCGTTCCGGCGGGCGCATCTATGGATTGACCAGCGCGGGCGGCCACAGCGTGATCCCGAACTACGGGGCCGTTTCAGCAGCCAAAGCCGTGATGGAATCGCACATCCGCCAGCTTGCTTTTGAGCTGATGCCGCATGGGATTACCGCGAACGCCATTCAGGCCGGCGTTACCGTAACGCCCGGCTCGAGCAAGATTCCGGGCATCGAAAAGCTCGCCGAATTTGCCAGATTACGGAATCCCGGAGGCCGTCTGACCACCCCGGAGGACGTGGCCCTTGCCGTCGCAGCCCTGATGGATGACCGTACGCAGTGGATGACGGGCAATGTTATTCGCGTGGACGGCGGCGAGGATATTGTGACGTAACGCCGCGGGGCCTGTCCTCCTCAGAATTTTGACGCTTGCAGGGGGATTTGTTAGCATGAGTAATCAATTGTTTCTCCGATGTTTGGGTCATGCTAAGAAATCGGGCTCTTCCAAGAAAGGTCATACTCGCGAAACCTAGAGGATTTTGCGCCGGGGTTGATCGGGCAATTGATATAGTCAACCTCGCGCTTGAGCTCTACCAGCCGCCCGTCTACGTCCGAAAACAGATTGTCCACAATGGGTATGTTATCGAGGCATTGGCCCGAAAGGGCGCCGTTTTTGTTGAAGAGATCGACGACGTGCCGGAGGGCGCATTGGTGATTGTAAGCGCGCACGGCGTATCTCCTGACGTTTTCCAGAAGGCCCAGGAAAGGCGCCTGAACGTTATCGATGCCACCTGCCCGCTGGTGACGAAAGTCCACGCAGAGGTCAAGAGGTTTGCCGGGGAAGGTTTATCGATAATTCTTATCGGCCATGAAGGGCATGACGAGGTGATTGGAACGATGGGCGAAGTGCCCGGGCAGGTCCAACTGGTCAGCACCGTGGAACAGGCGGAACAGGTGCGAGTTCCGGACTGTGGCAAGGTTGCCGTTACCACCCAAACGACACTGAGCGTGGACGACGCCAGGGCCATTCTCGACGTTCTAAAGCGGCGGTTTCCGCAGTTGCAGATGCCCGCCAGCGACGATATCTGCTACGCCACCCAGAACCGGCAGGCCGCTGTGAAATTAGTTGCCCAGCAGGCTGATCTGGTCCTTGTGGTGGGCTCCGACAACAGTTCAAATTCTGAACGACTCCGCGAGGTGGCTGAAACCTCCGGCGCTCGTGCCTATCTGATTGACAACGCCTCTGAAATTCAGACCGATTGGCTGGTTGGGGCAGAAGTCGTAGGCATCACTGCCGGCGCATCCGCGCCCGAAAAATTGGTCCAGGAGATAGTGGAATACTTCCGGGAAATGGGCGTCGAGACGTGCGAGGAGCTGGAAGGCACGACGGAGAAGGTGGCGTTTGCACTGCCGTCCATTAAGTTCGAGGAGTTTGCGAAAGGCGCCGGCAGCTCCGCATCTGGCCAGTAGGGAAATCTCCCTGAAGAAGCCCCCCTGTTCGAAAGCACCTGTCAAGCCAGCGAATCCGCCGGACGTTTAGACGGTCTTGTCGGGCGCGTCACAAATGGATTCAACGGGGCACTCCATACACAGAGGCTTTCGTGCCTGACAGATCTTCCGGCCGAACCAGATCACCTGGTGCCCGAACGTGATCCAGCGGTCTTTGGGGACAAGAGCGATCAGGTCCTGCTCTACGTTTTCCGGCGTTTTGCCATTCGACAACTTTAGCCGGTGGGTAATCCGGAAAACGTGCGTGTCGACGACAACGCCGGTGGGAATTCCAAATGCAGTTCCGAGCACGACGTTCGCAGTTTTTCTGGCGACGCCGGGCAAAGTGAGCATTTCATCCATGCTTTGGGGGACTTTGCCCTTGAAATCCCCGGCAATCTTCTTTGCGGCCCCGATGACGTTCCTGGCCTTGTTGCGGAAAAAGCCCGTGGATCGGATATCTTCTTCCAGCACCTTCTGGTCCAGCCGCGCGAAGTCCTTAGGGCCGGGGTACTTGGCGAAAAGGGCCGGAGTCACTTTATTGACGCGCTCGTCGGTGCACTGCGCCGAGAGGATGGTAGCGACCAGGAGCTGAAACGGATTGCCGTGCTTCAGGGCGCACTCGGCCCTGGGAAACAGTTGATCCAGCGCGTCAAAGATTTTCCTTAGCCTTTGCGGCGAGGTATAGCCGCTCTTCGTTTTCCCCGCCGCCTTTTTCCTGGCGGGCTTCGCCTTCCTGGCGACAGTAGATTTCATGGAACTCTCCCGGCTTCGAACAACGTCTTTTGAGATTATTACAGAATGCGGCTTTGCTTCAACCCAGCGTTTTCAGCCGAGATCTTTGAAAAAGCGGACCAGTCGAGGTCTTCGCCGTGACGCGCAATTGCGGCAAGAATGTGGTCACGAACCAGACTCGCAACGGGCATAGGCGCCCGGACGTCCGCCGCCGCAGCCAGCACAAGGCTGACGTCTTTCAGGCCCAGGGGAAGTTTGAACCCTGCCGGAAGGAATTGCTCTTTGGCTATGAGGTTGCCGTAGGTCTTGTAGACTGGCGCCGAAAACAGGGTGCTCGTCATGATCTCGAGAAATCGCTCCGGTTCAACCCCGGATTTGCGGAGCAGGGCATAGGCTTCGCCCAGAGACTCAATCACGCAAAGGATCAGGAAATTTCCGGCGAGCTTCACGGCGTTGGCTTTGGACGGCTCTTCTCCCACGACGAACGAGCGCTGCCCCATAGCGTCAAACAGAGGCTGGCATTTCTCAATGGGTCCGGCTGGTCCCGCGGCCACAACTACAAGCTTTGCGGCTTCTGCAGCTTCGGGGCGGCCAAACACAGGCGCGGAAATGTATTGGCTTCCGGCGGCGGCATGTGCTTTCGTCAGCTCCTGAGCAAGCGCCACGCTGATAGTGCCCATCGAAACGTGAACGGCGCCTGGGGCAAGTCTGGGAATGAGCTGGCCGTCAAGGACGACGGCACGTAGCGCTGAGTCGTCAGCCAGCATCGTGATCAGCACGTCGCTGCCGCAGGCGTCGACGGCAGTGTCTGCAACGGTGGCGCCTTCCGCTCGCAGGCTTTCCGCACGCTGGTGAGTCCGATTATAGACGGTGACCTGGTGGCCGGCTTTCAGCAGATTGCGGGCCATGGGCAATCCCATGTTGCCCAGGCCGATGAACCCTGCCTTCATCTTCCTTTTCTCCCAACGTGTTCTAATTCAGCGCATCAACCGCCGAGCAGGTCCAGCATCTCCGGCAGTTCACGATGCACGCAGGTGAAAATTGGAGTGTCGCGCAGGGTGTAGTTGCTTGTCTCTGCGTGGCGCAATTCCATCACCAGATCCAGGAAATGCTCAGGCTTGTCACTCTCAAACGACACCACGAATTCCTGGTCGTCGAGACCGAACGAATACGTGGTGTTCAGCCGAACGGTGGGGAAGCGGTGGCCGATCTCGATATGCTCGTTCATCATCCCCTGGCGCGCCTGCTGAGTCAGCCGATACCAGGCCCTGGTTTTCACGAAAGGATAGACAAAAAGATAACGAAACTTTCCGGGCGTAAGTTTAAGGCGTGTTCCTTCCTGGTCATCGTGAACATGCTCGCGGACGTAGGTTGAGCGCTTGGTCATCGCCAGATACGAATACGGAGTGGTCAGATATTTGCCGAGGTCGGTTGCCAGCAGACGGGCCGTCATGTCCTGAAAATCCAGCATATTGTAGCTGATTCGCCACAACATGAAGTCACAATCGCCGCGAATCCCCACCAGCGAGTACGGCACGATCAGCATCTCCGGTTCATAGCTTTTGGCTACATCGATGAACTGGCATTTGCCGCGTTTTCGGTCTTCTTCTGCAAGCCTTCGCCAGGCGGGATCAACTTTGTAGAACGCGAAATTTACGTATTGGCGGCGATTATCTTCGCGTTTGGTCTCTGCCGTTTTTGCATCAGCCAAGGGTCGAAGTCCTCCTCCAGGGGATCCCGTGCCAAACTTCCGGAAAGCTGGTCTCGTTTTGCCGATGATTGCCCGGAACCGCATTGTCACAGGGAAAGTTTCACTATAGCACGGATCGCACCGCACAGCCGGAGGCCGGACGCCCAAAGCCCAATTGGGTTGGGCAAGCTATTGAGGCGTGTAGAGGTGGGGAGAGTATGGATGGCCCGACCCATGGAAACGTTGAGCGGATGGCGAGGCCTCTTTTTCTGGCTTGGCCGTCACCATCCGCTCGACATTCGGGGACCCGGCGCTGAAAAGTTTCGAGCTTTCAGCTAGGGATTCGTGGTCGCAGAAGCCTGGTTTTCAGCCGCCGGTTTCTGGGCGCTGGCAGGCATCTGGGGAACCATCACCGTCAGGTCAACCCGCCGGTTGAGTTCACGTCCCTTGCGGCTGGAGTTGGGCGCCGCCGGGTTCGTCTCGCCATATCCCATGCTGTAAATTCGAACCAGGGGTACTTTTCCGTTCGTCGTCAGGTAACGGATCACGGCGCTGGCCCGCTTCTGGCTGAGTTGCAGATTGTATTGTTCAGGGCCTGTCTGGTCCGTGTACCCCTGAATCTGGATCACGTAGTGCTTCAGCCCCGTGACGGCCTCGGCGAGCTGATCAAGACGTTGCATATCGTCTTTGGTCAACGTTGATTGATTCAGCTTGAACAAGACGGTGGCACGCTGGTCCGTCTGATAATTGTCGAAGTTGTTGATCATGTCCTGCGCTTTGTTGGCCTCTGACAGACCCTGCTCCGCGACCTGATGGGCCTGCTGAGCGTGTTCGTCAGCCTGCCCTGCCGCCTGATTAGCCTTTTCGGCGGAATTTCGGGCGTCAGAAATTCCGGCCTCTGTCTTGTCATCGAGGTTCCGAATATCCTGGGCATTCTGCGCAGTCTTCTGGTCTACCTTCT
Coding sequences within:
- a CDS encoding SDR family oxidoreductase yields the protein MATQAEPVRWALIVGSSSGFGEALALELARSGLDVFGVHFDRRSAQERINGIIETIKSAGRDALFFNMNAADVGKRADALDTMQTHWGERGGNHTMKVFVHSVAFGSLLPYVAKDSKEQLTQAQMDMTVDVMGNNLVYWVQELVRRKMMRSGGRIYGLTSAGGHSVIPNYGAVSAAKAVMESHIRQLAFELMPHGITANAIQAGVTVTPGSSKIPGIEKLAEFARLRNPGGRLTTPEDVALAVAALMDDRTQWMTGNVIRVDGGEDIVT
- a CDS encoding 4-hydroxy-3-methylbut-2-enyl diphosphate reductase, whose product is MLRNRALPRKVILAKPRGFCAGVDRAIDIVNLALELYQPPVYVRKQIVHNGYVIEALARKGAVFVEEIDDVPEGALVIVSAHGVSPDVFQKAQERRLNVIDATCPLVTKVHAEVKRFAGEGLSIILIGHEGHDEVIGTMGEVPGQVQLVSTVEQAEQVRVPDCGKVAVTTQTTLSVDDARAILDVLKRRFPQLQMPASDDICYATQNRQAAVKLVAQQADLVLVVGSDNSSNSERLREVAETSGARAYLIDNASEIQTDWLVGAEVVGITAGASAPEKLVQEIVEYFREMGVETCEELEGTTEKVAFALPSIKFEEFAKGAGSSASGQ
- the nth gene encoding endonuclease III is translated as MKSTVARKAKPARKKAAGKTKSGYTSPQRLRKIFDALDQLFPRAECALKHGNPFQLLVATILSAQCTDERVNKVTPALFAKYPGPKDFARLDQKVLEEDIRSTGFFRNKARNVIGAAKKIAGDFKGKVPQSMDEMLTLPGVARKTANVVLGTAFGIPTGVVVDTHVFRITHRLKLSNGKTPENVEQDLIALVPKDRWITFGHQVIWFGRKICQARKPLCMECPVESICDAPDKTV
- a CDS encoding NAD(P)-dependent oxidoreductase; translated protein: MKAGFIGLGNMGLPMARNLLKAGHQVTVYNRTHQRAESLRAEGATVADTAVDACGSDVLITMLADDSALRAVVLDGQLIPRLAPGAVHVSMGTISVALAQELTKAHAAAGSQYISAPVFGRPEAAEAAKLVVVAAGPAGPIEKCQPLFDAMGQRSFVVGEEPSKANAVKLAGNFLILCVIESLGEAYALLRKSGVEPERFLEIMTSTLFSAPVYKTYGNLIAKEQFLPAGFKLPLGLKDVSLVLAAAADVRAPMPVASLVRDHILAAIARHGEDLDWSAFSKISAENAGLKQSRIL
- a CDS encoding chlorite dismutase family protein is translated as MADAKTAETKREDNRRQYVNFAFYKVDPAWRRLAEEDRKRGKCQFIDVAKSYEPEMLIVPYSLVGIRGDCDFMLWRISYNMLDFQDMTARLLATDLGKYLTTPYSYLAMTKRSTYVREHVHDDQEGTRLKLTPGKFRYLFVYPFVKTRAWYRLTQQARQGMMNEHIEIGHRFPTVRLNTTYSFGLDDQEFVVSFESDKPEHFLDLVMELRHAETSNYTLRDTPIFTCVHRELPEMLDLLGG
- a CDS encoding OmpA family protein; protein product: MNPKRFSRIMAVAVGPMLLLSTGCIATRKYVRNTTTPLDSKITKVDQKVDQKTAQNAQDIRNLDDKTEAGISDARNSAEKANQAAGQADEHAQQAHQVAEQGLSEANKAQDMINNFDNYQTDQRATVLFKLNQSTLTKDDMQRLDQLAEAVTGLKHYVIQIQGYTDQTGPEQYNLQLSQKRASAVIRYLTTNGKVPLVRIYSMGYGETNPAAPNSSRKGRELNRRVDLTVMVPQMPASAQKPAAENQASATTNP